One genomic segment of Salinigranum rubrum includes these proteins:
- a CDS encoding FAD-dependent oxidoreductase produces MDATATVVSVHDVGSDTVAIEFETPADFAAMPGQFVKLAGEVDGEEYARFYTLSSPDVEDTFEVTVGVSEEGGPFSHYLAALEPGDTLEMQGPFGSDHYEGESRVVVLAGGPGVGPAVGIGERALADGNDVAVVYLDDDPAHETRLEELAAVGATVIMDDADADLVVHLRDALLGNEAESGDEQVFVYGFADFVDRATEALDELGYDGEPKVENFG; encoded by the coding sequence ATGGACGCCACCGCCACCGTCGTCTCGGTGCACGACGTCGGCTCCGACACCGTCGCCATCGAGTTCGAGACGCCCGCGGACTTCGCGGCGATGCCCGGTCAGTTCGTGAAACTCGCCGGCGAGGTCGACGGCGAGGAGTACGCCCGCTTCTACACGCTCTCTTCGCCCGACGTCGAGGATACCTTCGAGGTCACCGTCGGCGTCAGCGAGGAGGGCGGCCCCTTCTCGCACTACCTCGCCGCGCTCGAACCGGGCGACACGCTGGAGATGCAGGGGCCGTTCGGCTCCGACCACTACGAGGGCGAGTCGCGGGTCGTCGTCCTCGCCGGCGGCCCCGGCGTCGGCCCCGCCGTGGGCATCGGCGAACGCGCGCTCGCCGACGGTAACGACGTTGCGGTCGTCTACCTCGACGACGACCCCGCCCACGAGACGCGCCTGGAGGAACTCGCCGCCGTGGGCGCGACGGTCATCATGGACGACGCCGACGCCGACCTCGTGGTCCACCTCCGGGACGCGCTCCTCGGGAACGAGGCAGAGAGCGGGGACGAACAGGTGTTCGTCTACGGCTTCGCCGACTTCGTCGACCGGGCGACCGAGGCGCTCGACGAACTGGGGTACGACGGCGAGCCGAAGGTCGAGAACTTCGGCTGA
- a CDS encoding acyl-CoA mutase large subunit family protein, with protein sequence MYDEEDLDEIREARESWEAETRDPVIDRFGERKERFATVSNHEVEDIYTPADVADIDYDEDLGFPGEFPYTRGPYATMYRGRTWTMRQFAGFGTAQETNERFHYLIEHGQTGLSTAFDMPSLMGKDSDDPLSDGEVGKEGVAVDTLRDMEVLFDGIDIADVTTSFTINPSAPVIFAMYVALADQRGVPREEIDGTLQNDMLKEFIAQKEWVIPPEPSLKLVTDTVEFAAEETPKFSPISISGYHIREAGSTAVQELAFTLADGFAYVEDAVERGLEVDEFAPQLSFFFNSHNSIFEEVAKFRAGRRIYARVMEEWYGASRPESKRMKFHTQTAGQSLTAQQPLNNVVRVTIQALAGVLGGTQSLHTNSYDEALALPGEEAVRVALRTQQIIAEESGAADVIDPLGGSFFVESLTDEVEAETMAYIEEIREMGDGSVRDGVLEGIQQGYFHREIQDASYEYQERVEQGEEVVVGVNKYAMDEDTRPDLLHVSEEVQERQLSRLDSVKAERDDEAVEEALDAVREAVEAEENVMPALVDAVKAYATMGEIMQVFEAQYGQYRETVGLV encoded by the coding sequence ATGTACGACGAGGAGGACCTCGACGAGATCCGCGAGGCGCGCGAGTCGTGGGAAGCAGAGACGCGCGACCCCGTCATCGACCGCTTCGGCGAGCGGAAGGAGCGCTTCGCGACCGTCTCGAACCACGAGGTCGAGGACATCTACACCCCCGCCGATGTCGCCGATATCGACTACGACGAGGACCTCGGCTTCCCCGGCGAGTTCCCGTACACGCGCGGACCGTACGCGACGATGTACCGCGGGCGGACGTGGACGATGCGACAGTTCGCGGGCTTCGGGACCGCACAGGAGACGAACGAGCGCTTCCACTACCTCATCGAGCACGGCCAGACCGGCCTGTCGACGGCGTTCGACATGCCCTCGCTGATGGGGAAGGACTCCGACGACCCGCTCTCGGACGGGGAGGTAGGGAAAGAAGGCGTCGCCGTCGACACCCTCCGCGACATGGAGGTCCTCTTCGACGGCATCGACATCGCCGACGTGACGACTTCCTTCACCATCAACCCCTCCGCGCCGGTGATCTTCGCGATGTACGTCGCGCTCGCGGACCAGCGCGGGGTCCCGCGCGAGGAGATAGACGGCACCCTCCAGAACGACATGCTGAAGGAGTTCATCGCGCAGAAAGAGTGGGTCATCCCGCCGGAGCCCTCGCTGAAACTCGTCACCGACACGGTCGAGTTCGCGGCCGAGGAGACGCCGAAGTTCAGCCCCATCTCCATCTCGGGCTACCACATCCGCGAGGCCGGGTCGACGGCGGTTCAAGAACTCGCGTTCACGCTCGCCGACGGCTTCGCGTACGTCGAGGACGCGGTGGAGCGGGGGCTCGAGGTCGACGAGTTCGCGCCCCAACTCTCGTTTTTCTTCAACTCGCACAACTCCATCTTCGAGGAGGTGGCGAAGTTCAGAGCGGGACGGCGCATCTACGCCCGGGTGATGGAGGAGTGGTACGGAGCGTCGAGACCGGAGTCGAAGCGGATGAAGTTCCACACCCAGACGGCGGGGCAGTCGCTCACGGCCCAGCAGCCGCTGAACAACGTCGTCCGGGTGACCATCCAGGCGCTCGCGGGCGTCCTCGGCGGCACCCAGAGCCTCCACACCAACTCCTACGACGAGGCGCTCGCGCTGCCCGGCGAGGAGGCCGTCCGGGTCGCGCTGCGCACCCAGCAGATCATCGCCGAGGAGAGCGGCGCGGCGGACGTCATCGACCCGCTCGGCGGGTCGTTCTTCGTCGAGTCGCTCACCGACGAGGTCGAAGCGGAGACGATGGCCTACATCGAGGAGATCCGCGAGATGGGCGACGGCTCCGTCCGCGACGGGGTGTTGGAGGGCATCCAGCAGGGCTACTTCCACCGCGAGATTCAGGACGCCTCCTACGAGTACCAAGAACGCGTCGAGCAGGGCGAGGAGGTCGTCGTCGGCGTCAACAAGTACGCGATGGACGAGGACACCCGGCCGGACCTGCTGCACGTCTCCGAGGAGGTCCAAGAACGCCAGCTCTCGCGGCTCGACTCGGTCAAGGCCGAGCGCGACGACGAGGCCGTCGAGGAAGCCCTCGACGCCGTCCGCGAGGCCGTCGAGGCCGAGGAGAACGTGATGCCCGCGCTCGTCGACGCGGTGAAGGCGTACGCGACGATGGGCGAGATCATGCAGGTGTTCGAGGCGCAGTACGGCCAGTACCGCGAGACGGTCGGACTGGTCTGA